A genome region from Arachis duranensis cultivar V14167 chromosome 6, aradu.V14167.gnm2.J7QH, whole genome shotgun sequence includes the following:
- the LOC107493831 gene encoding uncharacterized protein LOC107493831 produces MCDASNYAVGSALAQRDGKDPFIIAYASKTLDTAQSNYTTAEKELLAIVFALDKFRAYLVEVSNREIEYILEKIVKPHRKDWSTRLVDTLWAFRMAYVPIGMSPFRLVYGKACHLPVEVEHKIFWVVRECNMGFEKAGTERKLQLAELETLRLEAYDNSRLYKEKVKAVHDRHIKIREFRPEELVLLYNSRLWLMPGKLRSRWEGPYRVEKVEAYGVFHLSHPSSSKFIKVNGHRLKLYHGEKMKETKELEVFLLEDPPRKAD; encoded by the exons ATGTGTGACGCCTCCAATTATGCAGTAGGATCGGCGCTGGCTCAACGTGATGGTAAGGACCCTTTTATTATTGCCTATGCATCTAAGACCTTAGACACTGCTCAGTCAAACTACACTACCGCTGAAAAGGAGCTTCTGGCTAtagtttttgctctggataaattccgagcctacTTAGTTG aggtgtctaacagagagatagaGTACATTTTAGAGAAgatagtcaagcctcatagGAAGGACTGGAGCACACGGCTTGTTGATACGCTTTGGGCTTTTCGGATGGCATACGTACCCATAGGAATGAGCCCCTTCCGCTTAGTGTACGGAAAGGCTTGTCACCTCCCAGTGGAGGTGGAACACAAGATTTTCTGGGTTGTAAGagaatgcaacatgggatttgagaaggCTGGCACTGAAAGGAAGCTGCAACTGGCAGAACTAGAGACCCTTCGACTCGAAGCATATGACAACTCCAGACTATACAAAGAAAAGGTGAAGGCTGTGCATGACAGGCATATCAAGATAAGAGAGTTCAGACCTGAGGAgctagtcctcctttacaactcaAGGCTgtggctcatgccaggcaagttgagatcacGGTGGGAAGGCCCCTACAGGGTAGAAAAGGTAGAGGCATACGGAGTCTTCCACCTAAGTCATCCTTCAAGTTCCAAATTCATTAAGGTCAATGGACATCGCTTAAAGTTGtatcatggtgagaagatgaagGAAACTAAAGAGCTAGAGGTCTTCCTCTTGGAGGACCCACCAAGAAAAGCAGATTAA